Proteins found in one Diorhabda sublineata isolate icDioSubl1.1 chromosome 9, icDioSubl1.1, whole genome shotgun sequence genomic segment:
- the LOC130448895 gene encoding sodium/potassium-transporting ATPase subunit beta-2-like isoform X2, which yields MTVQHSEAYYDRETNRFIPRVNQRKQERIRRRTCKDIAKIGLFYLIFYGMLSSMVSVCMWVFFQTLDPRIPKWQLDRSLIGTNPGLGFRPMPVNNEESTLIWFKGSNKTSYLHWVDNILQFLDKYYVPSKIAKGNGQIKTCSHHDYPAIGEVCEVDVRDWEECNRDQFFNYHKNSPCIFLKLNKIYGWTPEYYDDPYNLPEEMPDTLKNHIRSINNTRELQNVWLSCHGENPADREYLGPVTYYPRAVQGFPGYYFPYLNSEGYLSPLVAVKFERPVSGIVINVECRAWAKNIIYNRGDRMGSVHFELLID from the exons ATGACTGTACAACATTCTGAAGCCTATTATGATCGCGAAACGAACAGATTTATACCGAGAGTTAATCAGAGAAAGCAGGAACGAATTCGGAGAAGAACGTGTAAAGATATAG CCAAGAttggtttgttttatttaattttctacgGAATGCTATCATCTATGGTGTCAGTATGTATGTGGGTGTTCTTTCAAACGTTAGACCCCAGGATACCGAAATGGCAGCTAGACAGATCACTGATAGGAACAAATCCGGGATTAGGATTCCGTCCTATGCCAGTTAACAACGAAGAAAGTACCTTAATTTGGTTCAAAGGATCAAATAAAACCAGCTATTTACATTGGGTGGATaatattctacaatttttggata AATATTATGTACCGAGCAAAATAGCAAAGGGTAATGGTCAAATAAAGACGTGTTCACATCACGACTATCCGGCTATCGGCGAAGTATGCGAAGTTGACGTAAGGGATTGGGAAGAATGTAACAGagatcaattttttaattatcataaaAACTCGCcgtgtatttttttgaaattgaataaaatatacgGTTGGACTCCCGAGTACTATGACGATCCGTATAATTTACCAGAAGAAATGCCCGACAcgttaaaaaatcatataagGAGTATAAATAATACAAGAGAG ttACAGAATGTTTGGTTATCATGTCATGGTGAAAATCCTGCTGATAGAGAATATTTGGGACCAGTTACCTACTACCCTAGGGCTGTACAGGGATTTCCAGGATATTACTTCCCCTATTTGAATTCTGAAGGTTATCTTAGTCCATTAGTAGCAGTTAAATTCGAAAGACCAGTTT CTGGTATCGTTATAAACGTTGAATGCAGAGCATGGgccaaaaatataatttacaataGGGGAGACAGGATGGGTTCAGTGCATTTTGAACTTTTAATCGACtaa